The sequence CAACACGAGTTATCAATCCCTCGTACTCTTGTGAACGAACACGACGCCATGAACGTCCGCGTCTCAGGGTCTAATATTGACTTTTGTGATTATGGCGACCTACTCATGTGTGCCGCAAGCTCTCTCGGCGTGAGTGCTCACCACTTCCGCGAGTCATATCGACACGAGACCAGCAATGTTCAGGACGCCGCGAAATACGTGCGTGTCCACGAGGACGTATCTGGTCCCGTCCATGCTCGCACTGGTCCCTTAGTCTCACTTGCGCACGTATTGGAGAACGACCGTGAGGGCTATCGGAAACTCGTGCAAAACGACACCAACGAGCGAGGGCGTCAGTTAGCCGGTTATTATCATACCGCCACACTCGGTCCTCAGAGAGTCCGTGAGGTATTCCCTGATCATGCCTTGCCCGTCGAGTGCAAACACTACTACGCTCGCGAGGCGCACTCTCGACCTGACTCTGACGCTCTGGCTCACCCAAAGGTCGAAGTCGCCTATCAGACAAGCCGGACTGACGACACACTGCATCTTACCGACGAGAATCTTGCCCAACTCGACGAAGAACTCACCGAATGGCTGTATGCTATCCTCGCCGACGCCGGTCTCGACCTGAGGGCGAATGAGAACGTCTATGTCGAGGACGAATATTTCTCAGTCGAGAACGCCACGACGACCGCATCCGTTGTCGACCTCGACCTTACCGAAGTCAGACACGAGCAAGAGTCGGTCGTCTACAAGCATCTTGCTGACGGCATGGCACCCACTGATCAGGAATGTCTCAATGTGCTCGTCTCCGACGGTGGTGCCGTGAGTCCTCAGGACCTTGCCGAGTCCACAGGACGACACGAAGATACTGTTTACAATTCCCTTGCGAGAATGAACGACCTCGTGACACACACCTACGGCGAGGTCTCATTGAAGTCCACATATACCAGTGAACTTGTCGCCGACGCACTTGATCAGGCACAACAAGCCGTCGATAACGCCGCTAAAACTGCCGCTGATGCCGTCCACGCCAGTAAACGAGGTCTCGATAATGCCACGAGTGCCTTTGTTGCATGGTGTGAACGATACGGCGTCAACTACAACGACAACGGCGACGGCATGATCATCGACCTCGGTCGCGTCGATAGTATCAAAGAAGTGCGTAATATCTTGCGTAGTGGCTTCGACCGCTGGTGCAAGATGAAACGAGACGCTATCACCTTCAAATCTGCAAAAGTCAAATGGGAACACGAGGACGACGGCAAAGACCTCAATTACTTGCCGTCCTCTCCTACCGTCCGGTCTCACTCTCAACGAGCGTTTACTCTCCTCAAGTGATGCCGTCCTCGTGAGTGGCAACACTCTCGACGACCCTCTTTTTCGACCCTCACGCGACATCTGACCGCCTTCGAGGGTCCCCTTTCGTCGTGATCGGTGTGGTGCGCGTCGAGATCGGCGTCAGTGCTGGTTTGGAATTTG is a genomic window of Haloquadratum walsbyi C23 containing:
- a CDS encoding DUF7845 domain-containing protein; this encodes MTVETETEDADEIRRLIKPQDHEFTANFNYDNGLDAWLACDSVVKQHDGSYETETEALGETWDVTLYYQDSSILPPRDGTTPNGTKIEHDQIREFRIRVEAQDELGEKKANYHIRPRWRRMRVETDEGDQHELSIPRTLVNEHDAMNVRVSGSNIDFCDYGDLLMCAASSLGVSAHHFRESYRHETSNVQDAAKYVRVHEDVSGPVHARTGPLVSLAHVLENDREGYRKLVQNDTNERGRQLAGYYHTATLGPQRVREVFPDHALPVECKHYYAREAHSRPDSDALAHPKVEVAYQTSRTDDTLHLTDENLAQLDEELTEWLYAILADAGLDLRANENVYVEDEYFSVENATTTASVVDLDLTEVRHEQESVVYKHLADGMAPTDQECLNVLVSDGGAVSPQDLAESTGRHEDTVYNSLARMNDLVTHTYGEVSLKSTYTSELVADALDQAQQAVDNAAKTAADAVHASKRGLDNATSAFVAWCERYGVNYNDNGDGMIIDLGRVDSIKEVRNILRSGFDRWCKMKRDAITFKSAKVKWEHEDDGKDLNYLPSSPTVRSHSQRAFTLLK